The following are from one region of the Candidatus Omnitrophota bacterium genome:
- a CDS encoding type II secretion system protein GspG, with protein sequence MSIATLLTKAAVIGIMAKFATGSVQDAILGVMDGAAVNAAHAQMKLMHGKLMEHYYAYNRYPQTILEFQKFFESEFDTPFEKVITDPWKKKYVFLTNAVEILCFGPDQTRGTKDDIFTQYPNNVIRPFVR encoded by the coding sequence ATGAGCATCGCCACGTTGTTAACTAAAGCCGCCGTTATAGGAATTATGGCCAAATTCGCCACTGGTTCGGTGCAGGACGCCATCCTGGGCGTGATGGACGGCGCCGCCGTTAACGCCGCCCACGCCCAAATGAAACTCATGCACGGCAAGTTGATGGAACACTACTACGCATACAATCGCTATCCTCAAACTATCCTGGAGTTCCAAAAATTCTTCGAAAGCGAATTCGACACTCCCTTCGAGAAAGTCATCACCGATCCCTGGAAAAAGAAATACGTTTTTTTAACGAACGCCGTCGAAATTCTCTGTTTCGGTCCCGATCAAACCCGTGGAACCAAAGACGATATCTTTACGCAATACCCAAACAACGTTATACGTCCTTTCGTCCGCTGA